One part of the Granulicella arctica genome encodes these proteins:
- a CDS encoding amidase produces the protein MSIALQPAVEQLKLLRNKKISPVELAEEHIRRIERLNPALNAIVNFDPDKVLAQARAVKSGELAGLPITIKSSISVAGYRCEVGSLLWRDNVAERDAVAVARLRVEGAVILGTTNCPEFLMAYETDNLLHGRTNNPWDLDRTAGGSSGGEAAAIAAGLSAAGLGSDSGGSVREPAHFSGICALKPTAGRISSIGHVPPCIGPFSTLGAIGPMARSIADVELLLRIASKPCSSDPTGTPSAYRAVTMLEAKRLRIGYLEDDGLVPVTQETRQAVRDAVGVLRQQGFDVREYRSPSLEAARKLWDIFFVQCGAMFYDPTIAGRRAELSPVFLDFLADAERRTPLTATTLLQAWAEMDQVRSNLLSEMEEFPILLTPVCSVPAFRHGERTWQIEGKTVSYLDAMRYTQWFNLLGAPAAVVPVGASTTGLPIGIQIAGRPFSDEAVLTVASVVEAAFGYKPPPIA, from the coding sequence ATGAGTATCGCGCTGCAACCGGCAGTGGAACAACTCAAGCTGCTGCGGAACAAGAAGATCTCCCCGGTCGAACTTGCCGAGGAGCATATTCGCCGTATTGAGCGTCTTAATCCTGCACTCAATGCAATCGTCAATTTTGATCCAGACAAGGTACTTGCACAGGCGCGAGCCGTAAAGTCCGGAGAACTGGCCGGATTGCCCATCACGATCAAATCCTCGATCTCCGTTGCTGGCTATCGTTGTGAAGTCGGCAGTCTCCTTTGGAGAGACAATGTTGCGGAGCGGGACGCTGTCGCTGTAGCAAGACTGCGTGTTGAAGGTGCGGTCATCCTCGGTACCACCAATTGCCCCGAGTTCCTGATGGCCTACGAGACGGACAATTTGCTGCACGGTCGGACTAACAATCCATGGGACCTCGACAGGACGGCAGGCGGCTCCAGCGGTGGCGAAGCAGCGGCGATCGCGGCAGGTCTCTCCGCCGCTGGGTTGGGCAGTGATAGCGGAGGCTCCGTGCGAGAGCCCGCGCACTTCTCGGGCATCTGCGCTCTCAAGCCTACTGCGGGACGCATCTCCTCGATCGGACACGTTCCACCGTGCATCGGGCCGTTCTCAACACTAGGTGCAATTGGCCCCATGGCCCGCTCGATTGCGGACGTTGAACTGCTGTTGCGCATCGCCTCTAAGCCATGCTCATCCGATCCGACCGGAACTCCGTCAGCATATCGCGCGGTAACCATGCTCGAAGCGAAGCGACTTCGCATCGGCTACCTGGAAGACGATGGCTTGGTGCCCGTTACTCAGGAGACGCGACAGGCAGTTCGTGATGCAGTTGGCGTGCTGAGGCAGCAGGGGTTCGATGTCCGCGAGTATCGGTCACCCTCTCTTGAAGCCGCACGCAAGCTCTGGGACATCTTCTTCGTACAGTGTGGAGCAATGTTTTATGACCCGACGATTGCAGGCCGCAGAGCCGAATTGAGTCCTGTATTCCTCGACTTTCTCGCGGATGCAGAGCGCCGTACACCGCTCACAGCCACCACCCTGCTACAGGCATGGGCGGAGATGGATCAGGTGCGCAGCAACCTTCTTTCAGAGATGGAGGAGTTCCCAATATTGCTTACGCCAGTCTGCTCTGTGCCAGCATTTCGGCATGGTGAGCGCACATGGCAAATCGAAGGAAAGACCGTCAGCTATCTCGATGCGATGCGCTACACGCAATGGTTCAATCTTCTCGGAGCACCTGCGGCCGTCGTTCCTGTAGGAGCGTCAACCACGGGACTTCCCATCGGTATCCAGATTGCCGGCAGACCTTTTTCGGACGAGGCCGTGCTTACGGTCGCTTCTGTAGTCGAAGCTGCCTTTGGCTATAAGCCACCCCCGATCGCCTGA
- a CDS encoding asparagine synthase-related protein: MNQYIERVVDLLDPATNDLCDLTTEQACALLVQHSADAMQHIHGSFALVARSGKMVRMVRSLDRPMRYFLAKRTEGPVLIVADRIDAIYDWLKSKGLEAQFHPSYTRMIPAHHVVDLQLIGCPDPDPVYTRFFTPEMATMEPDTQHIGERYIAALADEISLWLDRVPAHEPIGVCFSGGIDSGSVFLAIYHVMKSRGMSLGRLKAFVLDLGDGPDLQQARDFLNSAGLGLFLEAIQIDPATIDVQETIGIIEDYQSLDVQSASMAIALLRGIRRQYPEWRHLLDGDGGDENLKDYPIEENPELTIRSVVHNPMLYQEGWGVGKIKHSLTYSGGLSRSYTRTYGPAQHFGFRGFSPYTRPKVIAVAESIPFIKLTDYSVERLYELKGEIVAKGVASVTGLEMPVFPKRRFQHGAISEQKMHHTLPHSEIEYRKQFLSRYL, translated from the coding sequence GTGAATCAATATATTGAGCGAGTCGTTGACCTGCTGGACCCTGCGACGAATGACCTGTGTGACCTGACGACGGAGCAGGCGTGTGCCCTCCTGGTCCAGCATTCGGCCGACGCGATGCAGCATATCCATGGCTCGTTTGCGCTCGTTGCTCGTTCCGGCAAGATGGTGAGGATGGTTCGCTCGCTCGACAGACCCATGCGCTACTTCCTCGCCAAGCGAACCGAGGGCCCGGTGCTGATCGTCGCCGACCGCATCGACGCCATCTATGACTGGCTCAAATCGAAGGGACTGGAGGCGCAGTTTCACCCCAGCTACACCCGGATGATCCCGGCGCATCACGTCGTCGATCTCCAGCTGATCGGTTGTCCCGACCCTGATCCCGTCTATACCCGCTTCTTCACCCCAGAGATGGCCACCATGGAACCTGACACCCAACACATCGGCGAGCGATACATCGCAGCGCTCGCCGACGAGATCTCGCTCTGGCTCGACCGGGTTCCAGCCCACGAGCCCATCGGCGTCTGCTTCTCAGGCGGTATCGATAGCGGCAGCGTCTTCCTCGCCATCTATCACGTCATGAAGAGCCGGGGCATGTCTCTTGGCCGTCTCAAAGCCTTCGTCCTCGATCTAGGAGATGGCCCCGACCTCCAGCAGGCACGCGACTTTCTCAATTCCGCTGGTCTCGGTCTCTTTCTCGAAGCCATCCAGATCGACCCAGCAACCATCGACGTACAAGAGACGATCGGCATCATCGAAGACTATCAATCGCTCGATGTACAGTCAGCGTCCATGGCCATCGCTCTCTTACGCGGCATCCGGCGGCAGTACCCCGAATGGCGCCATCTGCTCGACGGCGACGGCGGCGACGAGAACCTGAAAGACTACCCCATCGAAGAAAACCCCGAGCTGACCATCCGCAGCGTAGTCCACAATCCCATGCTCTATCAGGAGGGCTGGGGCGTCGGCAAAATCAAGCACTCGCTCACCTATAGCGGCGGCCTCAGCCGCTCCTACACGCGAACCTATGGCCCCGCGCAGCACTTTGGCTTCCGCGGCTTCAGCCCTTACACTCGGCCAAAGGTCATCGCCGTAGCCGAGTCGATACCATTCATCAAGCTGACCGACTACAGCGTCGAGCGATTATACGAACTGAAAGGAGAGATCGTAGCCAAGGGAGTCGCAAGCGTGACCGGGTTAGAGATGCCGGTCTTCCCGAAGCGCCGCTTCCAGCACGGAGCCATCTCTGAACAAAAGATGCACCACACACTCCCTCATTCTGAGATCGAGTATCGCAAACAGTTCCTCTCCCGCTATCTATGA
- a CDS encoding polysaccharide biosynthesis protein, whose protein sequence is MSTLKSLSRMVSTAHMRDATVDWTLFLGRIPDAIDPESVRRSLEGKRVLITGAGGYIGSALARYLRRASLQRLVLLDIAEQGLFELGAELDDQGCLTQRALIVGDVCDTALLHETFEDYQPHIVFHAAACKHVSLMEDNPFAAARNNILGTKRLLKAANEASAEQVIVISTDKAVDPIGIMGATKRIGELLVLANSGATQVKAVRLANVLGSTGSVGPILMRQIARGGPLTITDPACTRYFLSVDEVMHRLVSSLAVNVVSAVLTSDAGEPLSIVDLAHFLVHHLPSVPSKIEIKYTGLRPGDKLTECMIALDESSTPSNVTSLQRVYANHSIAASTLESAIEEMDAAIRIRNLRRLLDAITRLVPTYRPSRQLQQQANTEETEMMA, encoded by the coding sequence TTGAGTACACTGAAGTCGCTTTCTAGAATGGTTTCCACAGCCCATATGCGAGATGCAACTGTCGATTGGACGCTCTTCCTTGGTCGTATACCAGATGCGATCGATCCAGAGAGCGTTCGGAGATCGCTTGAAGGAAAGCGTGTTCTCATCACGGGTGCAGGCGGGTACATAGGTTCAGCACTTGCACGCTACCTTAGGCGAGCCTCCCTGCAGCGGCTGGTGCTGCTGGACATTGCCGAACAGGGTTTGTTTGAGCTTGGCGCAGAGCTGGACGATCAAGGATGCCTTACACAGCGGGCACTGATAGTCGGCGACGTTTGCGATACTGCGCTGCTCCACGAGACATTTGAAGACTATCAGCCTCACATTGTCTTTCACGCAGCAGCTTGCAAGCATGTGTCTCTCATGGAAGACAATCCGTTTGCCGCTGCACGGAACAATATCCTCGGAACGAAACGACTTCTCAAAGCAGCAAATGAAGCGAGCGCCGAGCAGGTCATCGTCATTTCAACTGACAAGGCTGTCGACCCAATTGGCATCATGGGCGCAACCAAACGAATTGGTGAGTTATTGGTACTCGCAAACAGTGGAGCAACGCAGGTGAAAGCTGTTCGCCTTGCGAATGTCCTTGGATCGACTGGCAGTGTGGGGCCTATCCTTATGCGGCAGATCGCTCGCGGTGGTCCGCTCACCATCACCGATCCAGCCTGCACGCGATACTTTCTTTCTGTCGACGAAGTGATGCATCGTCTTGTATCGTCGCTGGCTGTCAACGTGGTCTCAGCGGTCCTGACTTCGGATGCTGGCGAGCCTCTTTCTATTGTGGATCTTGCACACTTTCTCGTTCATCATTTGCCATCTGTTCCTAGCAAGATAGAGATTAAGTACACAGGTCTGCGCCCGGGCGACAAGCTGACAGAATGCATGATCGCGTTGGATGAATCCTCGACTCCATCCAACGTTACATCTCTCCAGAGGGTGTATGCCAATCATTCCATCGCAGCATCGACGCTGGAATCTGCGATCGAGGAGATGGATGCAGCCATCCGTATTCGTAATCTGAGGCGCTTGCTCGACGCGATCACGAGGCTGGTCCCCACATACCGACCATCCAGGCAATTGCAACAGCAGGCAAACACAGAGGAGACGGAGATGATGGCATGA
- a CDS encoding NAD(P)/FAD-dependent oxidoreductase — protein sequence MSDIYDLAIIGSGFAGSLLAMIAHRLGRSVVLLERGNHPRMAIGESSTPLSNLLLEELATRYDLPVLLPLTKWGAWQQQHPEIACGLKRGFSFFHHELGDAGNLRFDKQMLVAASPHNKIADTHWYRADLDHHLVREAQCLGVGYHDEVNLQQCTDTGEYVELTGEHHQQAVKFRARFVIDATGPRGCLHRLLNLPEAELPHMPATQALYSHFSNVKRLDEAASFNTGTPPYPVDDAAVHHIFDGGWIWVLRFNNGITSAGIAATEHAAQRLGLPEKAPAWQQLLDHLPALREQFAEAIALQPFTYMARLGFRSGAITGARWALLPSAAGFVDPLLSSGFPLTLLGISRMAKIIDQHWSQPTFATELLTYAASTDGELLATAHLIGTLYANMHNFDAFRAISLLYFAAASFSETARRLGKLHLAQSFLLHADPRFGPAAAALLDRAARGISTNDTATFVQDVQRAIGPFDVAGLCTAPRNNWYPVKAEDLKQSAWKVEATTQEIDDMLQRSGFYML from the coding sequence ATGAGCGACATCTACGATCTAGCTATCATCGGCTCAGGCTTCGCCGGATCGTTGCTCGCAATGATCGCCCACCGGCTGGGGCGATCCGTTGTCCTCCTCGAACGAGGCAACCATCCTCGCATGGCCATTGGAGAATCATCGACCCCGCTCTCCAACCTTCTCTTAGAAGAACTCGCCACCCGCTATGACCTGCCAGTCCTACTTCCTCTCACCAAGTGGGGTGCCTGGCAGCAACAGCATCCCGAGATCGCCTGTGGCCTAAAGCGCGGCTTCTCCTTCTTCCATCATGAACTCGGCGATGCGGGCAATCTGCGGTTCGATAAGCAAATGCTCGTAGCCGCAAGCCCGCACAACAAAATAGCCGACACTCACTGGTATCGTGCCGATCTCGATCACCACCTCGTCCGCGAAGCCCAGTGCCTTGGCGTCGGCTATCACGATGAAGTAAACCTGCAGCAATGTACCGATACAGGAGAGTACGTCGAACTCACCGGCGAACATCATCAGCAGGCCGTCAAGTTCCGCGCCCGCTTCGTCATCGATGCCACGGGACCACGAGGCTGTCTGCATCGTCTGCTCAACCTCCCCGAAGCGGAGCTCCCTCACATGCCCGCAACGCAAGCCCTCTACAGTCATTTCAGTAACGTCAAGCGTTTGGACGAAGCTGCGTCGTTCAACACAGGAACTCCACCCTACCCAGTGGATGACGCCGCCGTGCATCACATCTTCGATGGAGGCTGGATCTGGGTACTGCGCTTCAACAATGGAATCACTAGCGCAGGCATAGCTGCCACCGAGCACGCTGCCCAACGCCTCGGCTTGCCCGAGAAGGCTCCAGCCTGGCAGCAATTACTGGACCATCTCCCCGCATTGCGTGAGCAGTTTGCCGAAGCAATAGCTCTACAGCCATTCACCTACATGGCTCGCCTCGGCTTCCGCAGCGGAGCCATCACCGGGGCGCGTTGGGCCCTCCTGCCATCCGCCGCAGGCTTCGTCGATCCGTTGCTGTCCTCAGGCTTTCCTCTGACGTTGCTTGGCATCAGCCGTATGGCAAAGATCATTGATCAGCACTGGAGCCAACCCACCTTCGCTACAGAGTTGCTGACCTATGCAGCATCCACTGATGGAGAGCTCCTCGCAACTGCCCATCTCATAGGAACTCTCTATGCCAATATGCACAACTTCGACGCCTTCCGCGCCATCTCGCTGCTCTACTTTGCGGCAGCCAGTTTTTCAGAAACCGCACGCCGTTTGGGAAAGCTCCACTTAGCGCAATCATTTCTACTGCACGCCGACCCGCGCTTCGGCCCAGCCGCTGCGGCACTCCTTGACCGCGCTGCGAGAGGAATCTCCACAAACGACACAGCCACCTTCGTGCAAGATGTCCAGCGCGCAATCGGACCCTTCGATGTCGCGGGTCTATGCACCGCACCACGCAATAACTGGTACCCCGTCAAAGCAGAAGACCTGAAGCAATCAGCATGGAAGGTAGAAGCAACGACTCAAGAGATCGACGACATGTTGCAACGCTCCGGCTTTTACATGCTGTAA
- a CDS encoding FG-GAP-like repeat-containing protein has translation MKPSVFLRAGLCLSASLLLPVLGWASGSEKASIEAARANNIGVALMNQQLLAKALAHFEQAHKADPNSIIPVINKGLALIYLRRLPEADATLVAASTMAPSNARVWYSLGLARFEAGNQEQALADFQHAAQIDPADADSHYYVAAVELALKDYAHASEEFQKAIDLTPLHASAQYGLARALQRSGKTDESRAHLQRFQEITQSKVGILFSTNYGEQGRYAMVQDMLAPPIAIGPMIPVKFVVGTSSEAASKSAPSAGVTGAGACIFEGDGGKAIVSLGSGGNAIHVHRVTTTGSTEEISAKETGLVLTGEGVSCAVGDYDNDGLPDLAVALSDHVEMFHNLGHGKFANTTAALGIHPLNRPTGLTFVDFDHDGDLDLYITGASSGVGAGPSVLWRNNGNSTFTEWTAPTAVGGTAETASATLSDINNDRAVDLVVTGKDSSPSIFENQREGAFKRVALYDDATLGATRGVLALDFNKDGWMDVAVTHVGAPGVSLWRNVEGKHFERASLPTDGIVEAWGLTAIDIDNDGWIDLAAIVKDSHGTRLRVFRSLGARGFEDVTESLGLSKLDLTGARSLLAADVNGDGAADLVIARGNVAPLVLLNVGGSKNHSLRITLTGLADNKLGLGTKVEVFVNGSSQKFEVAGASGYLGQGSAEIIAGLGQEDHVDVVRMLWPTGVPQDELDVSAVKPVAMTELDRRGSSCPVLFSWDGEKYQFVTDVIGAAVVGHWISPTARNESDSDEWIKVDGSMLRSRHGRLSLRFGEPMEEINYVDQLRLVAVDHPEGTEVYPDERFLSERPFASGIAVLASSQRRLPAGAWGDRGEDVLPLLTHRDHEYVRDFENLNYVGFAKEHSLTLDLGEWSPERPLRLFLSGFIEYFSASSMYAAWQAGLTPRAPTVEAQMPDGSWKKIIDDMGFPAGLPRTIVVDLTGKLPPQTTRIRISTNLQIYWDQVLVDNAANATEGIRQTELSLASASLAFRGYPKQIDGRTPGDLTYDYQTISATGPFQWQRGNYTRYGTVTQLLKAKDDQFVIFGSGEEIDAEFSDAALPTLPPHWKRDYFFYADGFVKDMDFYEALPFTVSQMPFHGMSTYPYPKNEHYPETGNTLDYRLDWNDRFETGDRTQLFQFHYVPTVSEPVTR, from the coding sequence GTGAAGCCTTCCGTTTTCCTTAGAGCCGGTCTCTGTCTTAGCGCCTCTCTGCTGCTGCCCGTACTTGGATGGGCCTCCGGTTCTGAGAAGGCGAGCATTGAAGCTGCGCGTGCAAATAACATCGGCGTCGCGCTGATGAATCAGCAGCTTTTGGCTAAGGCACTGGCTCACTTTGAGCAGGCTCATAAGGCGGATCCTAACTCTATCATTCCGGTGATCAACAAAGGGCTGGCGCTTATCTACCTTCGCCGTCTGCCGGAGGCAGATGCGACGCTTGTGGCGGCGTCTACGATGGCTCCGTCGAACGCTCGGGTTTGGTACAGCCTGGGCCTGGCGCGCTTTGAGGCTGGCAATCAAGAACAGGCTCTGGCTGACTTTCAACATGCAGCACAGATCGATCCTGCCGACGCGGACTCTCACTACTATGTTGCTGCCGTCGAACTGGCGCTGAAGGACTACGCGCACGCGAGTGAAGAGTTTCAGAAGGCGATTGACCTGACTCCTCTGCACGCATCGGCACAATACGGCCTTGCACGCGCACTTCAACGTAGTGGCAAAACTGACGAGTCTCGGGCGCATCTACAGCGATTCCAGGAGATCACGCAGAGCAAGGTCGGCATCCTGTTCAGCACGAACTATGGCGAGCAAGGCAGGTATGCCATGGTGCAGGACATGCTCGCTCCGCCGATTGCGATAGGTCCAATGATTCCGGTGAAGTTCGTTGTTGGAACGTCATCCGAGGCAGCGTCCAAGTCCGCGCCGAGTGCGGGCGTCACGGGAGCGGGTGCGTGCATCTTCGAAGGCGATGGGGGTAAAGCAATCGTTTCACTGGGAAGCGGGGGAAATGCCATACACGTTCATCGCGTAACGACAACGGGATCGACCGAGGAGATCAGTGCTAAGGAGACTGGCCTAGTACTCACAGGGGAGGGTGTCTCATGCGCTGTGGGCGACTATGACAATGATGGTCTGCCTGATCTGGCAGTTGCGTTGAGTGATCACGTTGAGATGTTCCACAATCTTGGGCACGGGAAGTTTGCGAACACTACTGCTGCATTGGGTATTCATCCACTGAATCGACCCACTGGGCTGACCTTTGTGGATTTCGATCATGATGGCGATCTCGATCTTTACATTACCGGGGCTTCTTCGGGGGTGGGTGCAGGGCCGAGCGTGCTGTGGCGGAACAATGGGAACTCCACCTTTACGGAGTGGACCGCTCCTACCGCTGTCGGTGGAACAGCAGAGACCGCGAGTGCGACGTTGTCAGATATCAACAACGATCGTGCGGTGGATCTGGTGGTCACGGGAAAGGATTCTTCGCCTTCGATCTTCGAGAATCAGCGTGAGGGAGCGTTCAAGCGAGTAGCTCTGTACGACGACGCGACTCTTGGTGCGACGCGTGGTGTGCTGGCCCTCGACTTCAACAAAGATGGATGGATGGATGTAGCAGTGACGCATGTTGGGGCTCCTGGAGTGAGCCTGTGGAGGAATGTCGAAGGCAAGCATTTTGAGCGAGCTTCGCTTCCGACGGACGGCATCGTCGAGGCGTGGGGATTGACAGCGATCGATATCGATAACGATGGGTGGATCGATTTGGCAGCCATCGTGAAGGATTCGCATGGAACACGGCTTCGTGTGTTCCGTAGCCTTGGAGCGCGCGGATTCGAAGATGTCACCGAGTCGCTTGGGCTGTCCAAGCTGGATCTCACAGGTGCTCGATCACTGCTAGCGGCAGACGTGAATGGAGATGGCGCGGCTGATCTGGTGATTGCACGTGGTAACGTGGCACCTCTAGTGTTGCTCAATGTTGGCGGGAGTAAGAACCACTCGCTGCGCATCACACTTACCGGGCTGGCGGATAACAAGCTCGGACTCGGGACCAAGGTTGAGGTGTTCGTCAACGGCTCATCCCAGAAGTTTGAAGTAGCGGGCGCATCCGGATATCTCGGGCAGGGTTCGGCGGAGATCATTGCTGGGTTGGGGCAGGAAGATCACGTGGATGTTGTCCGTATGTTGTGGCCGACTGGAGTACCGCAGGATGAGTTAGATGTCTCTGCAGTGAAGCCTGTTGCGATGACAGAGCTCGATCGACGCGGCAGCTCGTGCCCTGTGCTTTTTTCCTGGGACGGAGAGAAGTATCAGTTTGTAACGGATGTGATTGGCGCGGCTGTCGTCGGCCACTGGATATCGCCAACGGCCCGCAACGAAAGCGACTCCGATGAATGGATCAAGGTCGATGGCTCCATGCTGCGTTCGCGTCATGGAAGGCTAAGCCTGCGCTTTGGAGAGCCCATGGAGGAGATCAACTACGTTGATCAGTTGCGCTTGGTTGCGGTAGATCATCCAGAGGGGACCGAGGTCTATCCGGATGAGCGGTTTCTCAGCGAAAGGCCATTTGCCAGTGGAATTGCTGTTCTTGCGTCGTCGCAGCGACGCCTGCCAGCGGGTGCGTGGGGCGATCGCGGAGAAGATGTTCTGCCCCTGCTTACGCATCGTGATCACGAGTATGTACGCGACTTCGAAAATCTGAACTATGTGGGCTTTGCGAAGGAGCATTCTCTGACGCTCGACCTAGGAGAGTGGTCACCGGAGCGTCCATTACGGTTGTTCCTGAGCGGCTTTATCGAGTACTTCAGTGCTAGCTCAATGTATGCCGCGTGGCAGGCTGGGCTTACTCCTCGTGCGCCCACGGTCGAAGCACAAATGCCGGATGGTTCATGGAAGAAGATCATCGACGATATGGGCTTTCCGGCGGGGCTGCCACGAACGATTGTGGTCGATCTGACGGGCAAGCTTCCACCGCAAACTACACGCATTCGCATCAGCACGAACCTGCAGATCTACTGGGATCAAGTGCTGGTGGACAATGCCGCAAACGCGACGGAAGGTATAAGGCAGACTGAGCTCTCGCTCGCTTCGGCCAGCCTTGCATTTCGCGGATATCCGAAACAGATAGATGGCAGGACGCCGGGCGATTTGACCTATGACTACCAGACAATCAGCGCTACAGGTCCTTTCCAATGGCAACGCGGCAACTACACTCGCTATGGCACGGTGACTCAGTTGCTAAAGGCGAAGGATGATCAGTTCGTTATCTTCGGCAGTGGTGAAGAGATCGATGCGGAGTTCAGCGATGCCGCTTTGCCGACATTGCCGCCGCATTGGAAGCGCGACTACTTTTTTTACGCCGACGGCTTCGTGAAGGATATGGATTTTTACGAGGCGCTGCCGTTTACCGTCTCGCAGATGCCATTTCATGGCATGAGTACGTACCCATATCCGAAGAACGAGCACTACCCGGAGACCGGAAATACCCTGGACTATCGGCTCGATTGGAATGATCGCTTCGAAACCGGAGATCGGACACAGCTATTTCAATTCCACTATGTACCGACGGTTTCGGAGCCTGTTACTCGATAG
- the neuC gene encoding UDP-N-acetylglucosamine 2-epimerase yields MKRTIAAVTTSRADYSHLYWPLRELEAHPDIDLKLIVLASHLSPEFGHTIREIEKDGFAIAARLECLLSSDTDVGMAKSIGVAVLSLADTLAVIRPDLILLIADRYEMLAPATVALALRIPIAHIEGGELSQGAIDDAVRNALTKMSHIHFTSTEGARDRVISMGEEPWRVHRAGAPSLDHLRKSSLLSQAEVESRLQIDLSRPTVVIAYHPVTLLSDTNAEADEVFAALEQLPQQLIFCYPNADAGSRDLAGRIRILLARRKDAYLFTNLPAVEYWSLLKYATLFLGNSSSGIMETASFALPTVNIGMRQQGRERARNVLDAPPVATTILEVVHLALSNNLRASLEGMTNPYGDGCAAQRIVQVLTTLPSRDELLLKLVSQAQP; encoded by the coding sequence ATGAAGAGAACCATCGCTGCGGTCACTACATCACGCGCCGATTACAGCCATCTCTATTGGCCTCTACGCGAGCTGGAAGCGCATCCCGATATTGATTTGAAACTTATCGTGCTTGCATCACACCTCTCGCCGGAGTTCGGCCACACCATACGTGAGATCGAGAAGGATGGGTTCGCCATTGCGGCCCGGCTGGAATGTTTGCTGAGCTCGGATACGGATGTCGGGATGGCTAAGAGTATTGGCGTCGCCGTGCTGTCCCTGGCCGATACACTTGCAGTGATCCGGCCTGATCTGATTCTCCTCATCGCTGACCGGTATGAGATGCTGGCGCCTGCGACTGTTGCGCTTGCCTTACGCATTCCGATTGCGCACATTGAAGGCGGAGAGCTTAGTCAAGGCGCTATCGACGATGCTGTTCGCAATGCTCTAACCAAAATGAGCCACATCCACTTTACCTCTACGGAAGGAGCTCGCGATCGCGTCATTTCCATGGGTGAAGAACCGTGGCGCGTACACCGCGCGGGCGCACCGTCACTGGACCATCTGCGCAAGAGTAGTCTGCTGTCTCAGGCCGAGGTCGAGTCTCGCCTCCAGATTGATTTGTCGCGACCTACCGTTGTCATTGCCTATCATCCCGTGACTCTACTGTCAGACACGAATGCGGAGGCTGATGAGGTCTTCGCGGCACTCGAACAGCTCCCGCAGCAGTTGATCTTCTGCTACCCCAACGCGGATGCAGGCAGCCGAGACCTCGCCGGTCGTATCCGCATCTTGCTTGCTCGAAGGAAAGATGCGTATCTTTTTACGAATCTTCCTGCCGTGGAGTACTGGAGTCTGTTAAAGTATGCGACGCTGTTCCTTGGGAATTCCAGTAGCGGCATCATGGAGACCGCATCGTTTGCTCTACCAACTGTGAACATTGGCATGAGGCAGCAGGGCCGTGAGCGTGCGCGGAACGTACTTGACGCACCACCAGTCGCGACCACGATTCTCGAAGTGGTCCACTTAGCATTGAGCAACAATCTACGAGCATCGCTGGAGGGTATGACGAATCCCTATGGCGATGGATGCGCTGCGCAACGCATCGTGCAGGTGCTTACCACTCTTCCATCCCGTGACGAACTTCTGTTGAAGCTCGTTTCCCAGGCACAGCCGTGA